One window of Methanobacterium alkalithermotolerans genomic DNA carries:
- a CDS encoding TatD family hydrolase: MIDAHIHADTRPYEDFESMVISGVDTAISCAHDPLRMTSSEVVFDHFYRLMNNDIKRAAENGLKLYLALGIHPRSISSDYEKILKKLPQILKEDSVVALGEIGLERASNEEINIFKKQLKIAEDLKARVIVHTPRSNKKEVSLKTISIIQETINPGQVILDHVDFSLVDDVIEEEFMLGLTVQPEKMTPPEALKILEDYGSEKFLLNSDISSSPSDPLAVAKTVHLMKLKNFDEKEINQVSYENAANFFSI, translated from the coding sequence ATGATTGATGCCCACATACATGCCGATACCCGGCCTTATGAAGACTTTGAAAGTATGGTTATTTCCGGGGTGGACACTGCCATAAGTTGTGCCCATGATCCTCTTAGAATGACAAGTTCAGAGGTAGTTTTCGACCATTTTTATCGTTTAATGAATAATGACATTAAAAGGGCTGCAGAAAATGGTTTAAAATTGTACCTTGCGCTGGGAATACACCCTCGCAGTATTTCATCTGACTATGAAAAAATTTTAAAAAAGTTACCCCAAATATTGAAAGAAGATTCGGTGGTGGCCTTGGGAGAAATAGGACTTGAAAGGGCTTCAAATGAAGAAATAAATATATTTAAAAAACAGTTAAAAATAGCAGAGGATTTAAAAGCCAGGGTGATTGTGCACACACCGCGAAGCAATAAAAAGGAAGTTTCTCTTAAAACCATATCCATTATACAGGAAACCATAAATCCGGGCCAAGTAATTTTAGATCATGTTGATTTTAGTTTGGTGGATGATGTGATTGAAGAGGAATTTATGTTGGGCCTTACAGTTCAACCTGAAAAAATGACCCCTCCCGAAGCTTTAAAAATTTTAGAGGATTATGGATCTGAAAAATTCCTATTAAATAGTGATATCAGTTCTTCACCATCAGATCCCTTAGCAGTAGCTAAAACTGTGCACTTGATGAAATTAAAAAATTTTGATGAAAAAGAGATCAATCAGGTTTCATATGAAAATGCAGCTAATTTTTTCTCAATTTAA
- a CDS encoding helix-turn-helix transcriptional regulator, translating to MTDLENLFNYYDFVQDDLKFMIKSRIRLNILSSITEYPKAMKEIKEENDLSFAAISNNMKRLLEENMVIKIEDKYLISQIGLLKLYSLMDFLKLMSSTKKFEELWLNHDMGGVPDFLLEDLGALKDSELIKANYKDVFKPYTEYSKLLENAKEIKGVSPFFNPSDVDLFDQLSEKGIKIELILTAEVLEQIVKTSKLRDIFKDLKRVMDKNLSMWVYNDKISVAFTVSDNFLSLGLMNDDGSYDQNRDLVSSSNDAVNWGENLFNYYLSKSEKLSTRKIANYLLK from the coding sequence ATGACTGATCTGGAAAATCTTTTCAACTATTATGACTTTGTTCAGGATGATTTGAAATTTATGATTAAATCCAGGATACGATTAAATATTTTAAGCAGCATCACTGAATATCCCAAGGCCATGAAGGAAATAAAAGAAGAAAATGACCTGAGCTTTGCTGCAATTTCCAATAATATGAAAAGACTCTTAGAAGAAAACATGGTAATTAAAATCGAGGACAAGTACCTTATTTCCCAAATCGGGCTTTTGAAATTGTATTCACTAATGGACTTTCTGAAATTAATGTCCTCCACTAAAAAATTTGAAGAATTATGGCTCAATCATGACATGGGAGGGGTACCTGATTTTCTTTTGGAGGATCTGGGGGCTTTGAAAGATTCAGAGTTGATAAAAGCTAATTATAAAGATGTTTTTAAGCCATATACTGAATATTCTAAATTATTAGAAAATGCAAAAGAAATTAAAGGGGTAAGTCCATTCTTTAATCCATCAGATGTAGATCTATTTGATCAATTATCTGAAAAAGGAATAAAAATAGAATTAATACTTACCGCGGAAGTTCTGGAACAAATAGTCAAAACTTCAAAGCTAAGGGATATTTTTAAAGACCTTAAAAGGGTCATGGATAAAAATCTCAGTATGTGGGTTTATAATGATAAAATTTCAGTTGCTTTTACTGTAAGTGATAATTTCCTTTCTCTAGGCTTAATGAATGATGATGGGAGCTATGATCAAAATCGAGATTTAGTTAGTAGTTCCAATGATGCTGTAAATTGGGGTGAAAATCTATTTAATTATTACTTATCCAAATCAGAAAAACTATCGACTCGAAAAATTGCTAACTATTTATTGAAATAG
- a CDS encoding helix-turn-helix transcriptional regulator yields MESNQFNSLMEELHDEINFLLSSHVKIKIILSLRENPKKLRELREETSISSSTIIHSINQLEKRKFVTKILDTYSLTSKGKLISSKIVTMLKNCAVIKKHKNFFESHNIEDFPKNFLLKIGQLNNSILIESTKSNISKPFTTYSELLKDSKDISVVLPVFFSRHMDFIKQVLDNGGDVSLILRYDILKPLLERTNIEKTTEFIKNGKLKIRTINDNIPVAFLINDHVLTLGLFSHDGSYDVSKLLLSHDKEAITWGKDLFKYYKEKSEKIDIKNL; encoded by the coding sequence GTGGAATCCAATCAATTCAATAGTCTAATGGAAGAACTGCATGATGAAATTAACTTTTTATTATCTTCACATGTTAAAATAAAAATCATTTTAAGTTTGAGAGAGAACCCAAAAAAATTAAGGGAACTCAGAGAAGAAACCTCCATATCCTCTTCTACAATTATCCATAGCATAAATCAACTCGAGAAGCGTAAATTTGTAACCAAGATTTTAGATACTTATTCCTTGACATCTAAAGGTAAATTAATCTCATCAAAAATCGTTACAATGCTAAAAAATTGCGCGGTTATAAAAAAACATAAAAATTTTTTTGAATCTCATAATATTGAAGATTTTCCTAAAAACTTTTTATTAAAAATTGGACAACTAAATAATTCTATTTTGATAGAATCTACTAAGTCAAACATATCAAAACCATTTACTACTTATTCAGAACTTTTAAAGGATTCTAAAGATATTAGTGTAGTTTTACCAGTATTTTTCAGTCGCCATATGGATTTTATTAAACAAGTATTGGATAATGGAGGGGATGTAAGTTTAATCCTAAGATATGATATCTTAAAACCTCTTTTAGAGCGTACTAATATAGAAAAGACCACGGAATTTATAAAAAATGGTAAACTAAAAATTAGAACCATTAATGATAATATTCCTGTTGCATTTTTAATTAATGATCACGTATTAACTCTAGGCCTTTTTTCCCATGATGGATCCTATGATGTTTCAAAACTACTCTTAAGCCACGATAAAGAAGCCATAACTTGGGGTAAAGATCTATTTAAATACTACAAAGAAAAATCAGAAAAAATAGATATTAAAAATTTATAA
- the glyS gene encoding glycine--tRNA ligase: protein MKHDQVMNVAKKRGFIWSSFEIYSGVAGFVDYGPLGAILKNKIMNKWRNYYIVGEGFYEIESPTIMPEEALKASGHVDHFTDPMTECKDCMDVYRADHVIEEHTGEDVEGLENQILTEKISENKIRCPRCGGHLNKVWNYNLMFQTLIGAKGKKIGYMRPETAQGIFIPFKRLLRFFRNKLPFGVVQLGKAYRNEISPRQGVIRLREFTQAEAEIFINPQDKSHPRFSKIKEQELNLYPATSQMGDKKSITITAQEAHEKEIVSSEMLIYQLYLAQKFLRELGIPDSALRFRQHLPTEMAHYAIDCWDVEVETDRYGWIEIIGIADRSDYDLRSHSDYSSEDLKVFIEYPEPVKIKKIIAKPNMQKFGPAFKNQAPALMKFLEEADSEQIKKSFQKNGFFEVELEEKYQILPEHLQFEEVDETIRGEKIFPHVIEPSFGIDRIVYSVLLHCFKEEEDKNYFQFASDIAPVELSVFPLLNQEDLTNLAQDIKDSLRELGFIAEYDSSGTIGRRYARSDEIGVPFALTVDHESLSSDTLTIRNRDDSQQIRIPIEDIPTIVSDLKESKIEFESLKSLYGDL from the coding sequence ATGAAGCATGACCAGGTCATGAATGTTGCTAAAAAAAGAGGATTTATATGGTCTTCATTTGAAATTTACTCAGGAGTAGCTGGATTTGTAGATTATGGTCCACTGGGAGCTATTCTCAAAAATAAGATAATGAATAAGTGGAGAAATTATTACATCGTAGGGGAGGGATTTTATGAAATCGAATCCCCAACTATCATGCCCGAAGAAGCATTAAAAGCTTCAGGACATGTAGATCACTTTACAGATCCTATGACCGAATGTAAAGATTGTATGGATGTTTACCGGGCGGACCATGTAATTGAAGAGCATACCGGGGAGGATGTGGAGGGTTTAGAAAATCAAATCCTCACCGAGAAAATATCTGAAAATAAGATAAGATGTCCCCGTTGTGGAGGTCACCTCAACAAGGTATGGAATTACAATTTAATGTTCCAAACCTTAATTGGAGCTAAAGGTAAAAAGATAGGATATATGAGGCCTGAAACTGCTCAGGGGATATTTATACCATTTAAGCGCCTTTTGAGATTTTTCCGTAACAAGTTGCCCTTTGGAGTGGTACAGCTGGGTAAGGCCTACCGGAATGAAATATCTCCCCGTCAGGGTGTTATTCGCCTTCGTGAATTCACTCAAGCCGAAGCAGAAATATTCATAAACCCCCAGGACAAGTCTCATCCCCGTTTTTCAAAAATAAAAGAACAAGAGCTTAACTTATATCCTGCTACCAGCCAGATGGGTGATAAAAAAAGTATTACCATCACCGCCCAGGAAGCCCATGAAAAGGAAATAGTATCCAGTGAAATGCTTATATATCAGTTATATCTTGCTCAAAAGTTTTTAAGAGAATTAGGAATACCTGATAGCGCACTTAGATTCAGACAACATCTTCCCACAGAGATGGCCCATTATGCCATAGACTGCTGGGATGTTGAAGTAGAAACTGATAGGTACGGTTGGATAGAAATTATTGGAATAGCAGACCGATCCGATTACGATTTAAGGTCCCATAGTGATTACAGCAGTGAAGATCTGAAGGTTTTTATAGAGTATCCGGAACCAGTGAAAATTAAGAAAATTATAGCTAAACCAAACATGCAGAAGTTTGGCCCTGCTTTTAAAAACCAGGCCCCTGCCCTGATGAAATTTTTGGAAGAAGCTGATTCAGAACAAATAAAAAAATCATTCCAGAAAAATGGGTTTTTTGAAGTGGAATTAGAAGAAAAGTATCAGATTCTGCCAGAACACCTGCAATTTGAGGAAGTGGATGAAACCATCAGAGGTGAAAAAATATTCCCTCATGTAATAGAACCTTCCTTTGGAATAGATCGTATTGTCTATTCCGTACTTCTCCATTGTTTTAAAGAAGAGGAAGATAAAAATTATTTCCAGTTTGCATCGGATATTGCCCCGGTGGAACTTAGTGTTTTTCCCCTTTTGAACCAGGAAGATTTAACAAATCTTGCTCAGGATATAAAGGATAGCTTAAGAGAGCTGGGATTCATTGCCGAATATGATTCTTCAGGAACCATAGGGCGCAGGTATGCACGTTCTGATGAGATAGGTGTTCCTTTTGCCTTAACTGTTGACCATGAATCTTTAAGTTCAGATACTCTCACCATACGTAATAGAGATGATTCCCAACAAATAAGAATACCTATAGAAGATATACCCACCATAGTATCTGATTTAAAGGAATCTAAAATAGAATTTGAAAGTTTAAAATCATTATATGGTGATTTATAA
- the dcd gene encoding dCTP deaminase yields MAILSDIDIKKYLEEELIIIDPLKDPERQIQPSSVDLRIGSEFKGFRIIRKPCIDPMDKSDIESYMESIHIEEGGSFIIHPGEFALATTYETVKIPSNLVARVEGRSSMGRLGITMHVTAGYIDPGFWGKITLEISNIGKMPVALYPGQRVCQIVFETMTSPSQKPYGHPDRDSKYMGQQRPETSKIKHDYELKSP; encoded by the coding sequence ATGGCGATTCTTAGTGACATAGATATCAAAAAATATTTAGAAGAAGAATTAATAATTATTGATCCTTTAAAAGATCCAGAAAGACAAATACAGCCTTCTTCAGTAGATCTAAGAATAGGTAGTGAATTTAAAGGTTTTAGAATAATAAGAAAGCCCTGTATTGATCCTATGGATAAGTCCGATATTGAGTCTTACATGGAATCCATACATATAGAAGAAGGAGGTTCTTTTATTATTCATCCTGGAGAATTTGCTTTGGCTACCACCTACGAAACAGTTAAAATCCCTTCAAATCTGGTGGCAAGAGTTGAAGGTAGGTCTTCCATGGGCAGGCTGGGAATTACCATGCATGTTACTGCTGGTTACATTGATCCTGGTTTTTGGGGTAAAATAACCCTTGAAATTTCCAATATTGGTAAAATGCCAGTGGCGCTGTATCCCGGGCAGAGAGTATGTCAGATAGTTTTTGAAACCATGACTTCTCCGTCTCAAAAGCCTTACGGGCATCCCGATAGAGATAGTAAATATATGGGGCAACAAAGGCCTGAAACAAGTAAGATAAAGCATGATTATGAGCTGAAAAGCCCCTGA
- a CDS encoding DUF1512 family protein, with product MIFGDTTLNILAIMGLVLLILIFPWLMRIRMISSVSKIVRELEEMVTQSKKILINTSQKEGNPPLDPQESVENFIQFFIIPPAGMDPAGIVKKFDQILELGEERFHEMVNIIAPEADLEIKSNIIMALKATIGLNSVFKLVRHNLELSRKTGNLQLLLSLQMNLPIILRLVKSQYESVKSFSEGKPIGDGLGPLVASLMMQGHENKNLKEIDDMIMFQGDFQGRNLTIIRARGPGARIGKVGKISSRIIDKNKIDRIISIDAAIKMEGEKTGTVAEGIGVVIGGPGTDKWFIEEKSISRGLKMDAIIVKMSPEEAISPMTKKIRDSAAKALKTLENSIKRSPEGSRILIIGVGNSCGIPHHVSHLSQIEIKKEEMVINGDS from the coding sequence ATGATTTTCGGAGATACCACCTTAAATATACTGGCCATCATGGGTTTGGTTCTACTAATTCTAATTTTTCCCTGGTTAATGAGAATACGTATGATTTCTTCAGTTAGCAAAATAGTCCGGGAACTGGAGGAAATGGTTACTCAATCTAAAAAAATTTTAATAAATACCTCCCAGAAAGAAGGTAATCCCCCTCTAGATCCTCAAGAATCAGTGGAAAATTTTATACAATTCTTCATAATCCCCCCCGCAGGTATGGATCCGGCAGGTATAGTGAAAAAATTTGACCAGATTTTAGAATTGGGAGAAGAACGTTTTCATGAAATGGTCAACATAATAGCTCCTGAAGCTGATTTGGAAATAAAATCCAATATTATAATGGCTTTAAAAGCTACTATTGGTCTTAATAGCGTTTTTAAGTTGGTGCGCCATAATTTAGAACTATCCCGTAAAACAGGTAATTTGCAACTACTTTTAAGCCTTCAAATGAACCTTCCTATAATTTTAAGGCTGGTTAAATCACAGTATGAAAGTGTGAAAAGTTTTTCAGAAGGTAAACCTATTGGAGATGGATTAGGGCCTTTAGTGGCCAGTTTAATGATGCAAGGCCATGAAAATAAAAATTTAAAAGAAATTGACGACATGATAATGTTTCAAGGAGATTTTCAAGGCAGGAATTTAACTATAATAAGGGCTAGAGGGCCTGGTGCCCGGATTGGTAAAGTGGGAAAAATTTCATCCAGGATAATAGATAAAAACAAAATTGATAGAATCATATCTATTGATGCTGCTATAAAAATGGAAGGCGAAAAAACAGGTACAGTTGCGGAAGGTATAGGAGTGGTAATAGGAGGACCTGGCACAGATAAGTGGTTTATTGAAGAAAAATCTATTTCCAGAGGGCTTAAAATGGATGCTATTATCGTTAAAATGAGCCCAGAAGAGGCCATAAGTCCTATGACCAAAAAAATCAGAGATAGTGCAGCAAAAGCCTTAAAAACTTTAGAAAATTCCATTAAAAGATCTCCTGAAGGTTCTCGTATCTTAATAATCGGGGTGGGGAACAGTTGTGGTATACCTCACCATGTCAGTCACCTTTCCCAGATAGAAATAAAAAAAGAAGAGATGGTAATAAATGGCGATTCTTAG
- a CDS encoding TrmJ/YjtD family RNA methyltransferase, whose protein sequence is MEYQTFLDNIYVVFVEAETPGNIGFLARAMKNFALQNLILINPCKLANEAYFQASHGRDIVNNSLKFDSLGEFLEEVPIDFVVGTTGMPGGSYRLSRIPLKPEKMVQSINSKGKIAFLFGREGNGLSNEELELCDITVSIPAHPSYPVMNISHAAAIIFYELFKNLYEFDVEGLEEASLVEKNYLLGEMDKIVKNVDLPPHKIKTANRAFKNIIGRSFITAREAHTLTGLLRRIKIKMGQR, encoded by the coding sequence ATGGAATACCAGACATTTTTAGATAATATCTATGTGGTATTTGTGGAAGCAGAAACCCCGGGAAATATTGGATTTTTAGCCAGAGCCATGAAAAATTTTGCCTTGCAAAATCTTATATTAATAAATCCCTGCAAATTAGCCAATGAAGCCTACTTCCAGGCCAGCCACGGCCGTGATATTGTAAATAATTCCCTTAAATTTGATTCATTAGGGGAATTTTTAGAGGAAGTTCCCATTGATTTTGTGGTCGGCACCACTGGAATGCCTGGTGGAAGTTACCGGTTATCCAGAATACCTCTTAAACCTGAAAAAATGGTGCAGAGTATTAATTCCAAAGGCAAAATTGCATTTTTATTTGGAAGAGAAGGTAATGGTTTATCCAATGAGGAGCTGGAACTATGTGATATTACAGTGAGCATACCTGCCCATCCCTCCTATCCGGTGATGAATATATCCCATGCTGCTGCCATAATTTTTTATGAGTTATTTAAAAACCTCTATGAATTTGATGTGGAAGGATTGGAGGAAGCTTCCCTAGTGGAAAAAAATTACCTCCTGGGTGAAATGGATAAAATTGTTAAAAACGTTGATTTACCTCCCCATAAAATAAAAACCGCGAATAGGGCATTTAAAAATATTATAGGTAGGTCCTTCATTACCGCAAGGGAAGCACACACCTTAACCGGGCTTTTAAGAAGAATAAAAATTAAGATGGGTCAGAGATAA
- the tfrB gene encoding fumarate reductase (CoM/CoB) subunit TfrB, which produces MIKIKVLRFDSGDDQDPYIETYEIDKKEKMKVLDALNQINEKYEANIAFRSSCRAGQCGSCAIKMNKNVVLACKAEIEDDALLEPLDFPVIKDLIIDRSEVEEKVHKMSLFLDRGCDGTSCPELISPADSADSKKLRGCIECFSCLSACPIIKESEEYAGPYFMRYLSKFALDPRDYDNRENIALMEGLYDCTTCGKCAEVCPKEVSIPGDAIEKLRALAYQKKIGPLDAHQAVKKLVDETGRSIDPPVEGFIEAVNKFKEDDESESKVAFFTGCMVDYRIPEVGFALLNVLKENNIDIIVPEEQVCCGSPLIRTGQLDVVEKLVKHNQEVFLDYDTIITVCAGCGATLKKDYPRYGVNFNVVDISEFLIENLDTEKMHPVAMRVTYHDPCHLSRSQGITREPREILKKIKGLEFVEMEEPNQCCGAGGGVKSGRPELAYKLGKKKAEMIKKLNVDAVISICPFCQYHIQDTLQKEGLGHIKVMNILELLDMAYNGPQDD; this is translated from the coding sequence ATGATTAAAATCAAGGTTTTGAGATTTGACTCTGGAGATGACCAGGACCCCTATATTGAAACATATGAAATTGATAAAAAAGAAAAAATGAAGGTCCTGGATGCTTTAAATCAAATTAATGAAAAATATGAGGCGAATATCGCATTCAGGAGTTCTTGTAGGGCAGGTCAATGTGGTTCTTGTGCAATAAAAATGAATAAAAATGTGGTGCTGGCCTGTAAAGCCGAAATTGAAGATGATGCCTTGCTGGAACCATTGGATTTTCCAGTTATTAAAGATCTGATTATAGATCGAAGTGAAGTAGAAGAAAAAGTTCATAAAATGAGTTTGTTCTTAGATCGAGGTTGTGATGGAACTTCTTGTCCGGAATTAATTTCCCCTGCAGATTCAGCCGATAGTAAAAAGTTAAGAGGTTGTATTGAATGCTTTTCCTGCTTATCTGCCTGTCCCATTATAAAGGAGAGTGAAGAATATGCCGGGCCTTATTTCATGCGTTATCTATCTAAATTTGCCTTAGACCCTCGTGATTATGATAATAGGGAAAATATAGCCTTAATGGAAGGATTGTATGATTGTACCACTTGTGGTAAGTGTGCCGAAGTTTGTCCCAAGGAAGTCAGCATACCCGGAGATGCTATTGAAAAATTGAGGGCACTGGCCTACCAGAAAAAAATTGGACCTCTGGATGCTCACCAGGCAGTTAAAAAACTAGTGGATGAAACCGGACGATCAATTGATCCTCCTGTGGAAGGCTTTATAGAAGCTGTGAATAAATTTAAAGAAGATGATGAATCTGAATCTAAAGTAGCATTTTTCACCGGTTGCATGGTGGATTACCGGATTCCGGAAGTTGGTTTTGCATTATTAAATGTTCTAAAAGAGAATAATATTGATATAATTGTTCCAGAAGAGCAGGTGTGCTGTGGATCTCCATTAATTAGAACTGGACAATTAGATGTGGTGGAAAAGCTGGTAAAGCATAACCAGGAAGTTTTCCTGGACTACGACACTATTATAACTGTTTGTGCCGGCTGTGGTGCCACCCTCAAAAAGGATTATCCTCGATATGGGGTAAACTTTAATGTGGTGGATATCAGTGAATTTCTCATTGAAAATCTGGATACTGAGAAGATGCATCCCGTGGCGATGCGTGTTACCTATCACGACCCTTGCCACCTTTCACGTAGCCAGGGAATAACCAGAGAACCACGGGAAATTTTGAAAAAAATTAAAGGATTAGAATTTGTTGAAATGGAAGAGCCAAATCAGTGCTGCGGTGCTGGGGGAGGAGTTAAATCCGGCCGTCCGGAACTTGCCTATAAATTAGGTAAAAAAAAGGCAGAAATGATTAAAAAATTAAATGTGGATGCAGTGATAAGTATCTGTCCGTTCTGCCAGTATCATATTCAGGATACCCTTCAAAAAGAGGGTTTAGGACATATAAAAGTTATGAATATCCTGGAATTATTGGATATGGCTTATAATGGCCCCCAGGATGACTGA
- the iorA gene encoding indolepyruvate ferredoxin oxidoreductase subunit alpha — MDPKQLVNGKNGEKLFLLGNEAAVRGALESGVSIAATYPGTPSSEIGNELSKIAKEAGLYFEFSINEKVALEVAAAAAASGVRSFTFMKHVGVNVASDSLMSAVYTGVRGGMVILVADEPSMFSSQNEQDTRHYNRLANFPLLEPSNPHEIKEFIKYGFELSEKFQIPVLIRTTTRTSHMRGIVELGHLSKPSKKGYFIKNPSQFVPVPSTARVMHQKLVEKMDTIKDEVNSSDLNRIYNNKKTSPMGIISSGSAFNYVMDVINGNNLDIPVLKLGFSYPFPEEKVLEFMENLDAILVVEEVDPIMEKEILSILGQRGIKKTVHGKLDKTLPLIYEFNPDIVAGSLKKLGDYPLKSENKDNLSSTMQLPNRPPTLCAGCPHRAAYYAIIKARENLGIEEDDMIFPTDIGCYTLGIESPYNAGDYLLSMGSGIGASCGFSRATDQKIVSFIGDSTFFHAGIPPLVNAVHNKHNFVLTVLDNRTTAMTGGQPHPGLPVDGMGEVAPEISIEKIAAAAGADLVETINPLNLKNSIPIFEKAIQNQGVSVVISKYPCMLIKGIKKPKKLFLTIDTEKCDDCLECVSQLSCPAIFKTEDGSIKIDNFQCRGCTICLQMCPQKAIRGKR, encoded by the coding sequence ATGGACCCTAAACAACTTGTCAATGGAAAAAATGGAGAAAAACTTTTTCTACTGGGTAATGAAGCCGCAGTTAGAGGTGCACTGGAATCTGGTGTTTCAATTGCTGCTACTTATCCGGGAACCCCATCTTCAGAAATTGGGAATGAATTATCAAAAATAGCTAAAGAAGCAGGTTTGTATTTTGAATTTTCTATAAATGAAAAAGTAGCTTTAGAAGTTGCTGCTGCTGCTGCTGCATCCGGAGTACGATCCTTCACTTTCATGAAACATGTGGGAGTTAATGTAGCATCGGATTCACTGATGAGTGCAGTTTATACGGGAGTAAGGGGAGGGATGGTAATTTTAGTGGCAGATGAACCATCCATGTTCTCTTCCCAGAATGAACAGGATACTCGTCATTATAATCGACTGGCTAATTTCCCATTACTGGAACCTTCCAATCCCCATGAAATTAAAGAATTCATTAAATATGGTTTTGAATTATCAGAAAAATTCCAGATACCTGTTCTAATTCGTACCACTACCCGAACTTCTCATATGAGGGGAATTGTGGAACTGGGGCATTTATCCAAACCTTCTAAAAAAGGATATTTTATTAAAAACCCTTCTCAATTTGTACCAGTACCTTCCACCGCCAGGGTAATGCACCAAAAACTGGTTGAAAAAATGGATACCATAAAAGATGAGGTAAATTCCTCTGACCTTAATAGAATTTACAACAATAAAAAAACCTCCCCTATGGGGATAATCTCCAGTGGGAGTGCTTTTAATTATGTCATGGATGTCATAAATGGCAACAATCTTGATATCCCGGTTTTAAAACTGGGATTCAGTTATCCCTTCCCTGAAGAAAAGGTTCTGGAATTTATGGAAAATCTGGATGCTATTCTGGTGGTGGAAGAAGTTGATCCCATTATGGAAAAAGAAATACTTTCCATCCTGGGCCAAAGAGGAATCAAAAAAACGGTTCATGGTAAACTGGACAAAACATTGCCTCTTATTTATGAATTCAATCCAGATATTGTGGCGGGATCCTTAAAAAAACTGGGGGACTATCCTCTTAAATCCGAAAACAAGGATAATTTATCCTCAACTATGCAGCTACCTAATCGCCCACCTACTTTATGTGCCGGCTGCCCCCATCGTGCAGCATATTATGCCATTATAAAAGCCCGGGAAAATCTGGGCATAGAGGAAGATGATATGATATTCCCTACTGATATCGGATGTTATACCCTGGGAATAGAGTCACCCTATAATGCGGGGGACTATTTACTGTCTATGGGTTCGGGCATAGGGGCCAGCTGCGGTTTTTCCCGGGCAACTGATCAAAAAATAGTGAGCTTTATTGGTGATTCTACTTTCTTCCATGCCGGAATCCCTCCTCTTGTAAACGCAGTTCATAATAAGCATAACTTTGTTTTAACAGTACTGGACAATCGTACCACGGCCATGACCGGCGGACAACCCCACCCGGGACTTCCAGTTGATGGTATGGGAGAAGTGGCCCCGGAAATTTCTATAGAAAAAATAGCTGCTGCTGCCGGTGCCGACCTGGTGGAAACTATTAATCCTCTAAATCTTAAAAATAGTATTCCTATTTTTGAAAAAGCTATTCAAAATCAGGGTGTTAGTGTAGTAATTTCTAAGTATCCCTGCATGTTAATTAAAGGCATTAAAAAGCCTAAAAAACTATTTTTAACCATTGATACAGAAAAGTGCGATGATTGTCTGGAATGTGTTAGTCAGCTAAGCTGCCCAGCCATATTCAAGACGGAAGATGGTTCTATAAAAATAGATAATTTTCAGTGTAGAGGGTGTACCATATGTTTACAAATGTGTCCTCAAAAAGCAATCCGGGGAAAGAGGTGA
- a CDS encoding indolepyruvate oxidoreductase subunit beta: MRLNSQDSYKIYISGVGGQGIIKSSIILGEAAIESGLNVVMSEIHGMAQRGGVVFTELKLGNAQSSIIEEGQADLLISFEPMEAVRVMNKSSKETNFVVNTAPIMPFNISNSEFPYPKLEDILTELKSNSNSLFAFNAEKIAEESGNILAMNMVMLGAAAAIEGFPIKKESLIKAMDENLPPNSLDINHKAFEMGYKQVKSRK, encoded by the coding sequence GTGAGGTTAAACAGTCAGGATTCTTATAAAATTTATATATCCGGGGTGGGTGGACAGGGAATTATAAAGTCCTCCATTATCCTGGGCGAAGCAGCCATAGAGAGTGGTTTAAATGTGGTGATGAGTGAAATACATGGAATGGCACAAAGGGGAGGTGTAGTTTTCACCGAACTAAAACTGGGGAATGCCCAAAGTTCCATAATAGAAGAAGGACAGGCAGACCTTTTAATATCATTTGAACCAATGGAAGCAGTTAGGGTAATGAACAAGTCCAGTAAAGAAACTAATTTTGTTGTAAACACTGCCCCCATCATGCCTTTTAATATATCTAACAGTGAATTTCCTTATCCTAAGCTGGAAGATATCTTAACAGAATTGAAATCTAATTCAAATTCTTTATTTGCCTTTAATGCTGAAAAGATTGCAGAAGAATCCGGGAATATTCTGGCCATGAACATGGTAATGCTGGGAGCAGCAGCTGCCATTGAAGGGTTTCCTATAAAAAAAGAAAGCTTAATAAAAGCTATGGATGAAAATTTACCTCCTAATTCTCTGGACATTAACCATAAAGCCTTTGAAATGGGATATAAGCAGGTTAAATCCCGGAAATAA